CACCGGCGGGTCCACCCGGCCGGCCGCCCGCGCCTGGTTCGCGGCCATATGGGCGAGTCGAGTCGGGACCGGGTGCCGGTGCCCGCCGAGGACCACCCGCGTGACCGCCACCGCCCCGGCGACGTCGATCTTGTGACCGGGCGACACGAACACCGGCCGTACCCCGGTCGCCGACCGAACCACCGCCCCGACCGGGACCCCGTCGACCGAGAGCGGGGCCGCGTCCCCGGCCGTCGGGCCGGGCTCGGCGTACTCGCCGACGAGCCACGTCTTCGCGCACCCGACAGTCGGCCGGTCGAGCCACAGCCCCAGGTGGCAGGCGAGCCCGAACCGCCGGGGGTGTGCGATCCCCTGTCCATCGAGCATAACGAGATCGGGCTCCGAGCGCAAAGATTCCCAGGCGGATAACAGCGGCGGCACCTCGCGGAACGACAGTAAGCCCGGCACATACGGGAACTTCACCCCCGCGCGGACGACCGCCGTCTCGACCGGCGCGAGGTCCGCGACCCGGACCACCACGACCGCGGCGTACAGGACCGGCTCGACGAGGTCGTATGCGATGTCGCACCCGGCGATCAAATCGAACTTAGCTAACGTGGAACTGGTGTCGATCCGGCCGGCGAATTCGGCCTGGAGCAGAACGGCCTGATCGGGCGACACATCCCAGTCGTGGAGCGGGGTCGGCGACATGGCACTTCTCGGGTCGGCGGCAATAGACTCGCCAAGACGGACAAGCGTCCCGCCCCGCGAGTTCGACCGGCGGGGTTATTGTGCCGCGGTTTCTCGGGCCGCAGTCCGGGCGCACGGTTGGCCCGCGGTACTCCGATCGCGCCGCGCGTGCCTGTCAGGACCATCTTCATCAGGGTTGCTGCCGGCTTCGAGGAGAACCGGGCCGGCGGCCGGCGTCCTTGGGTCTTTCACCAGAGAATGCGACCGGATCGAGCCATGTACCGGGGCGTCGGCCACGATTGGCGTCCCCTTGTCCCCTTGTCCACTCGCCCGCGTGTTACGGGCTCAGGAGTCGCGGCCGGCGGTCCTGTCCGCGGACGTACCGGCGGACTCGCGGGTGGCGGTTCCGGACGGGAAGTATCCCCGCGCGGTCGCAGAACCCGGTTGCGGTCGTGGAGCCCGATTCGGAGCCAGTCACTGGAGACGGGAACTGGA
The Fimbriiglobus ruber genome window above contains:
- a CDS encoding endonuclease V, with the translated sequence MSPTPLHDWDVSPDQAVLLQAEFAGRIDTSSTLAKFDLIAGCDIAYDLVEPVLYAAVVVVRVADLAPVETAVVRAGVKFPYVPGLLSFREVPPLLSAWESLRSEPDLVMLDGQGIAHPRRFGLACHLGLWLDRPTVGCAKTWLVGEYAEPGPTAGDAAPLSVDGVPVGAVVRSATGVRPVFVSPGHKIDVAGAVAVTRVVLGGHRHPVPTRLAHMAANQARAAGRVDPPVV